The genome window CCCGGCTTCCGGCTGTTGCGTATCAAAGGTCAAGGTGCCCTCGAAGTCGCTGAACGTGCCATACACTAGCTGCCCCAACTGCTTGTAGGTGAAGCTGATCTGACTGGCGGTGCGGTTGACGTCCTTGTACTCCACCGCCTGGGCGCTGGCGCAGTAGGCAAGGATCAAGGCCAGGACGGCGACCGGGGACATTCGACGTTTCATGCAACGCTCCGCGACAGGTAAGAACACAGTATCGAGCTAACACCTCATACCAGGGATTTATTCCCATCGGGCGTTTGTCCTGCTAAACAGAGTAGTCGCCCCACAACAATAAGGACGCTGCATGCACGCCCCTTCACTGCAGGACACCACCGCGCCGGAAGGCATCTGCTACGGCTGCGGCGCCAGCAACCCCCATGGCCTGCACATCAAGAGCCGCTGGGACGCGGACGGTATCCACCTGGTCGCCGAGCACCTGCCCGAGGCAAAGTACACCGGCTGGCCCGACCTGGTCTACGGCGGCCTGATCGCGATGCTGGTGGACTGCCATTCCAACTGGACCGCCATGGCCTACCACTACCGCGCCGAACACCGCGAACCCGGCAGCCTGCCGCGCATCGATTGCGTGACCGGCAACCTCGGCATCAAGTTCATCAAGCCGACACCCATGGGCGTCACCCTCACGCTGCGCGCCCGTGTCGACGGCGACGTGGGGCGCAAGACCCGCGTGATCTGCGAGGTGTACGCCGGTGACGTACTGACCGCCGTGGGCGACTCGATCTTCGTGCGCGTCGACACCGGCCAACTGGCCGCCGCCGCCCATGGCCGTGACAGCTGATCCTGGTCTACATTAATGGCCACCGCTAATCGAGGACTGCACCGATGACTCGTCTCACCGCGAAAGACTTTGCGCCCGAACTGCTGGAACTCTACGACGGCTACGCCCACGGCAAGCTCAACCGTCGCGAATTTCTCGACCGCGCCGCCCTGTTCACCTTCGGCGGGCTCACCGCCTCGGCCCTGCTCGCGGCCCTGAGTCCCAACTACGCCCTGGCCGAACAGGTGAAATTCACCGACCCGGACATCGTCGCCGACTACATCACCTACCCGTCGCCTAAAGGCAACGGCAGCGTGCGCGGCTACCTGGTACGCCCGGCCAAGGCGGCGGGCAAATTGCCGGCGGTGGTGGTGGTCCACGAAAACCGCGGCCTCAACCCCTACATCGAAGACGTCGCCCGGCGCCTGGCCAAGGCCGGCTTTATCGCGCTGGCGCCGGATGGCCTGACCTCGGTGGGCGGCTACCCCGGCAACGATGAAAAAGGCGTGGAACTGCAACAGAAAGTCGACCCAACCAAGCTGATGAACGACTTCTTCGCCGCCATCGAATGGCTGATGCACCACGACAGCAGCACCGGCAAGGTGGGCATCACCGGTTTCTGTTATGGCGGTGGCGTCACCAACGCGGCAGCCGTGGCCTACCCGGAATTGGGCGCGGCCGTATCGTTCTACGGGCGCCAGCCGGAGGCCAAGGACGTAGCGCGCATCAAGGTGCCGATCATGCTGCATTACGGTGAGCTGGACACGCGGATCAATGAAGGTTGGCCGGCGTATGAAAAGGCCCTGAAAGCAGCCGGCACCACCTATGAGGCGTACATCTACAAGGGCGCCAACCACGGTTTTCACAATGATTCGACGCCGCGGTATGACGAAGCGGCGGCGAACCTGGCGTGGGAACGCACGTTGGGCTGGTTCCGCAAATACCTGGCCTGACTAACAACACATGTAGGAGCGAGCTTGCTCGCGAAAAACCCGAGAACGCCGCGCAAAACCAGGAGCACTGCGTGATCGTTGAGGTTCTTCGCGAGCAAGCTCGCTCCTACAGGTGGGTACGTCAGTGTTCCAGTGCATAGCGCCGGCAATGATTGAGGTAGCCCTGCTCATGGCTCCCCACCAGTTGCACCACGCTGGTCCATAGCCACGACGGCGCATCCAGTTGTTTGGAACGGTTCTCCTGCAGCACGGCCATCCAGTCCTTGCGCGTATCACGGTCCATTTGCCGGGCATGGGCGACACCGACCACCCGCGCCAGGTAACCGGCGGCGTGCATGGCGTCGATCTCACTCAATTCGTCCAGTTCCAGCTTCATGTCCTGGGGCAACAGTTCACGGATGAAAAAACCATTGTCCAGCATGCGCGTCGCCACCATGCGTTCACCCAAACCAGGCGACAGCTGACGCGCGCCCTCCACCACCCGGCGGCCATTGTCCCGGGGCATCTTCGCCCGTGCCGCACGGGGCGCCGCCGCGCCGACGGCCTGTTTGATATCGATCAGGCAATATTCCTGGTCATCCTTGTCGCCCACGCCGAGCAAGGCGGCATAACGCTGCAGGCCCAGGGAGCTGCAGCCCTTTACCCAATAGGCCGAGTCCAGCAGTTCGACCCCGGCGTCCTTGGGGCGGCCTTTGAGTGACGTCACCAATTGATGGATGTCGGCCGAGGCGCAGAGCGTTTCCAGTGCGGTTTTTTCGGCCCGTGACAGCGACCAGAAATGCTTGCCCAACGGAATGCTCGGGCGAGCATTTTCGATGCGCTCACGCGCCAGGTTCTTCCAGGTGCGCTCC of Pseudomonas azotoformans contains these proteins:
- the yghX gene encoding YghX family hydrolase, which translates into the protein MTRLTAKDFAPELLELYDGYAHGKLNRREFLDRAALFTFGGLTASALLAALSPNYALAEQVKFTDPDIVADYITYPSPKGNGSVRGYLVRPAKAAGKLPAVVVVHENRGLNPYIEDVARRLAKAGFIALAPDGLTSVGGYPGNDEKGVELQQKVDPTKLMNDFFAAIEWLMHHDSSTGKVGITGFCYGGGVTNAAAVAYPELGAAVSFYGRQPEAKDVARIKVPIMLHYGELDTRINEGWPAYEKALKAAGTTYEAYIYKGANHGFHNDSTPRYDEAAANLAWERTLGWFRKYLA
- a CDS encoding PaaI family thioesterase, producing MHAPSLQDTTAPEGICYGCGASNPHGLHIKSRWDADGIHLVAEHLPEAKYTGWPDLVYGGLIAMLVDCHSNWTAMAYHYRAEHREPGSLPRIDCVTGNLGIKFIKPTPMGVTLTLRARVDGDVGRKTRVICEVYAGDVLTAVGDSIFVRVDTGQLAAAAHGRDS
- a CDS encoding DUF2252 family protein; the protein is MKIPRPSARMPHLTQLRNLKMARSAHAYVRGSTVQFYEWLHSQSGRRLPHGPAIWICGDCHAGNLGPTGDTKGRIDMHIRDLDQTVIGNPAHDLVRLALSLATAARGSDLPGVTTARMLEEMMVGYEQAFKDKPDAAPPRPSQVKAGMRSAVERTWKNLARERIENARPSIPLGKHFWSLSRAEKTALETLCASADIHQLVTSLKGRPKDAGVELLDSAYWVKGCSSLGLQRYAALLGVGDKDDQEYCLIDIKQAVGAAAPRAARAKMPRDNGRRVVEGARQLSPGLGERMVATRMLDNGFFIRELLPQDMKLELDELSEIDAMHAAGYLARVVGVAHARQMDRDTRKDWMAVLQENRSKQLDAPSWLWTSVVQLVGSHEQGYLNHCRRYALEH